Sequence from the Maribellus comscasis genome:
GTTGTAATTTGTCTGACTTCATTATTATTTGTGTCATAGATGGTAAAAATCAGATGGCTTGGTTCTTCCTTATCTTCCAGTTGCAGTTCTCTCCAGGTAGGTTGCGGAATCGGTTTTCCTTCTTTAAACAATTTCTTTTCTTCTTCCTTTCGAAGTTGTTTTTTAGTTTTCGGAACTTCTTTCAAATAATAGGTAAATGTGGCTCCGTATTCCGGATTTGGTGCCTTGAAGTATGTACTCCCCTGGTTATCCTTGTTACTGTCCTGAATATACAACAGCGCATCTTTTACAGGAAATATTTTTGCCTCCAGTGCCGCCATTTCGCGTGAAACTTCGCGCAGCGGGCTATAATTATCAAGAATATAAAATCCACGACCAAATGTAGCCAGCACCAGGTCACTTTCACGTTCCTGTATAGCAATGTCGCGAACGGCAATGGTCGGAATTCCGGATTTTAACTGCACCCAGTTTTCACCGTTATCAATTGTAAAAAACACACCAAATTCAGTTCCTGCAAAAAGTAATTCGGGGCGAATAAAATCCTGAACAATGGTATGAGCTGTTCCGTTTTCAGGAAGATTGCCACTAATGGAAGTCCAGGTTTGTCCTTTATCGGTACTTTTATAAATGTAAGGTTTAAAATCGTCGCGTTTTAAATTATCAAAAGTGGCGTAAACCACATTTTCATCAAAACGATCGGGCCAAATGTCACTCACGTATGTATGTTCCGGCACACCGGGAAACGATTTTACCTGTGTCCAGGAATCGCCTCCGTTTTCGGTAACTGAAATCACTCCGTCGTCGGTTCCTGCATAAAGTAAACCTTCTTTAACAGGCGACTCTGCCAGCGACACAATGGTTCCCCACTGCGATGTTGAAACGTCTTTTGCAACTGCGTCGGCAGGCCAGTATTTTCCCATCACCGGGAAACTATTCCGATCCACCTGCGCGGTTAAATCGTCACTGATAACTTTCCATGTATCACCTCGGTCTTCGCTTCTGAAAACCTTGTTCGCAGCCATATAAACACGGGTTCCTTTGTGCGGGCTTACAAATAATGGAGTATTCCAGTTCCACTTATATGTCAGTTCATTTTTTCTCTCACGTGGCTTAATATTAATGGCTTCCTTGCTCTTTTTATCATAGCGGTATACATTTCCATATTGGTATTCGGTATAAACGATATCCGGGTTTTCCGGTTCGGTAGCCACCCAAAATCCATCGCCGCCCAGTGTCACAATCCACTCATCATTGATTACACCATCACGCATAATATTTTGAGAAGGTCCTCCCATTGAGTTATTGTCCTGAGTACCGCCATAAACGTTGTAAAAAGGTTCCGCATTGTCCACATGAACACGATAAAACTGCGTAACCGGGAGGTTTTCTTTAAAATCGAAAGTAGTGCCTGAATCCCAGGTCTCATAAATACCTCCGTCTCCACCTATCAAATAATGTTCGGTATCAGCAGGATCTACCCAGATGGCATGATCATCAACATGTCTTCCGTCGGTACTGATTCGATTCCAGTTTTTACCTGCATCAGTTGTAACCCTCGATACAGTTTCTGTTGAATAGACTTTATCGACATCCTTCGGATCACAAACTATTTCGTTATAATATTGCCCGCTCGAATGATAGTCACCCATTTTTTCCCAACTTTCTCCTTTGTCTGTTGAGCGAAAAAACCCGCCTTTATCGTCAGCTGCTTCTACGATTAAATAAACAACATTTGGATCAACGGGGGAAACATCAATTCCCATTCCACCAATGTCAACGGATGGAAGGCCTTTCATAACTTTTCTCCAGTTTTCGCCACCATCGGTTGACTTATAAACAGCTGATTCCGGGCCACCGCCGATTTTTGTAAACGATGTTCTGCGACGTTGCTCTGCTGTGGCGTACATAATGTCAGGATTGGAAGGATCCATAAGAACATTGTTTACTCCTGTATTCTCACTTATTTCAAGAACTTTATTCCAGTTTTCACCCCCATCAACGGTTTTATACAAACCGCGGTCGCCACCCGGGCCCCATGCAGAACCTTCAGCCGCGACAAAAACAACATCTGAATTCCGGGGATCAATCACAATTCCACCAATCTGACGGCTCTCTTTCAATCCCATATTTTTGAAAGACTTACCTCCATCCAACGATTTGTATACGCCATCTCCATAACCTAATGCACGTTGATGATTATTTTCACCGGTTCCAACCCAGAGCACATTTGCATTATTTGGATCAAGTTCTACAATTCCAATAGAATAAGCTCCATAACCATCAAAAATGGGTTTCCAGGTTGTTCCGTTATTTGTAGTTTTCCAAACATTACCGCTTGCTACTCCTACATAATACTCTTTGGGATTGTCGGGATTTACGGCAAAATCGGCAATTCGTCCACTTGCCCAGGCTGGTCCGATATTGCGGAATTTTAAACCACTCACCAAACTGCTGGTGATAATGGTATCACCCTTTGCTTTCGTTTCTTCTTTCTTTTTTCCAAAAGTCACTGTCGAAACAAAAAAAACAGCAACCAGAATAAGTACAAATCTTCTCATAATCATTTATTTAGTTTAATATTTTTTTCGGGATATTCAGCTAATTCAAAAACAAACTCAAAAAATACAAATGAAAAACTAAGTCAAACAGGACGAATGTCACGATACACACATTTTTTCAGAAAAATATATCTGCATTGCGACACAAAGCTTTCGTATTTTGAAAATGCTTAAAAACCGGAAACAAAATCATAAGTCCCGGACCCAATCCGGTATACAACCCTGTTTTTGTCCAATTTTATGAATTTAAAAATATCGCTGTTATTCAAAGGCAAACCACCTTCGGTAACAGCGGCAACAGAATTACCGGGAATATAAACAATTGCTGAAGTATTGGCGGGGATTTCAACTTTCCAGCGAAACTTATTGTTTGTTTTTTCCCAACTGCTTTTGATTAAACCATAATTTGAACGGTAACTTGCGTTTACAAAATCAAGCCCTTCAATTATTTCAGGTTTCATAATAATTTGCTTAAACCCGGGAGCTTCAGAACCGGATTTTATTCCTGCCAAATTTTCGTAATACCAAATCAATAAATCGCCAAGCATCATAACGTGGTTATACGAATTCATATCGGGTGCTGCCGAGTTTCCGTTCCATAACTCCCAAATTGTAGTTGCTCCGTTTTCAATCATATATCCCCAACTCGGATAAGTCTTATTTGTTGCCAGTTGATAAGCCAGGTCTGCCCGCCCGTTTCCCGTTAATGTCCGCATCAACCACTGCACTCCAATCATACCAGTGCTAAGATGTCCGTCATTCTCTTTTTCAATTATTTCAACAATGGTATTAAATACTTTTTGCTCATGACTCCCGGGAACCATGCCGAAATAAAGAGGTAATAAATTTTCAGTTAATTTATTTTCACCATAAAACGAACTCCGGGAATTAAAAAAATGCTCGTTAAACCCTTTTTTTATTTTTTGGGCTAATTCTTCATGTACCTCCATATCTTCAACTTGTCCGGAAATGAGAGCAAATTTCTGCATCAATTGCATAAAATAATAATAGTATGCTGTGGCAATCAAAGTGCTAGGGTATTTTACATTAGCTGTTTTTCCCATTCCTTCTTCAATGGTAA
This genomic interval carries:
- a CDS encoding VPS10 domain-containing protein, coding for MRRFVLILVAVFFVSTVTFGKKKEETKAKGDTIITSSLVSGLKFRNIGPAWASGRIADFAVNPDNPKEYYVGVASGNVWKTTNNGTTWKPIFDGYGAYSIGIVELDPNNANVLWVGTGENNHQRALGYGDGVYKSLDGGKSFKNMGLKESRQIGGIVIDPRNSDVVFVAAEGSAWGPGGDRGLYKTVDGGENWNKVLEISENTGVNNVLMDPSNPDIMYATAEQRRRTSFTKIGGGPESAVYKSTDGGENWRKVMKGLPSVDIGGMGIDVSPVDPNVVYLIVEAADDKGGFFRSTDKGESWEKMGDYHSSGQYYNEIVCDPKDVDKVYSTETVSRVTTDAGKNWNRISTDGRHVDDHAIWVDPADTEHYLIGGDGGIYETWDSGTTFDFKENLPVTQFYRVHVDNAEPFYNVYGGTQDNNSMGGPSQNIMRDGVINDEWIVTLGGDGFWVATEPENPDIVYTEYQYGNVYRYDKKSKEAINIKPRERKNELTYKWNWNTPLFVSPHKGTRVYMAANKVFRSEDRGDTWKVISDDLTAQVDRNSFPVMGKYWPADAVAKDVSTSQWGTIVSLAESPVKEGLLYAGTDDGVISVTENGGDSWTQVKSFPGVPEHTYVSDIWPDRFDENVVYATFDNLKRDDFKPYIYKSTDKGQTWTSISGNLPENGTAHTIVQDFIRPELLFAGTEFGVFFTIDNGENWVQLKSGIPTIAVRDIAIQERESDLVLATFGRGFYILDNYSPLREVSREMAALEAKIFPVKDALLYIQDSNKDNQGSTYFKAPNPEYGATFTYYLKEVPKTKKQLRKEEEKKLFKEGKPIPQPTWRELQLEDKEEPSHLIFTIYDTNNNEVRQITTSPSKGINRINWDLRYSMPTSVRVNGSFNPASAGRGGRRGGGILAMPGTYKVGLQMWHEGELTTLAEPVGFVCKKLNNTTLPAGNYQENVEFAQKVSKLAIAVIGTGQMIEDMSSRVEHIKQAIYSTPAVSQELMDRARALGKELEELNFKMNGVPAKASGEEVPPGQVPINDRLGNITYAHYGSTSGITTTEKEGYEILAEEFSPVLNALKKIVEQDIPALEAELNKINAPWTPGRMPVWNK